From the genome of Gymnogyps californianus isolate 813 chromosome 4, ASM1813914v2, whole genome shotgun sequence:
CTATTCATAGATACTTGAAttgtgtaatttttatttttttttttgctctcttcTCTATAAGGCATGTAAACTGATAATTGAGGATACTTGTGTGCACTGTGGAGAAGGCAATGATTTTGGTATAGTTAAGTTAGAGAGCTTTCTGGTTGCTGTTCTTTTTATCTGCATTTGCAGCTGTTGCGCCAAGATTGTAGGGAACTTAACTCTGGTTTGATTAGGCTGGAGGTTTCTGTTGAACTGCATTAAACACTAAATTATTTGCTTATGCATAATGTCTAATATGAACAACTAGTAGTTTACAATGGTGTTATCTCTCCTCAGCAGTTTTTGGAAGCTTTTGCATGGCAGATTGTTGATACTGACTGATAACCCTAATTGGTACTTTGCAGTTTTAagacagtattattttttaaaataaaaaaagttaacacactattatttttccagaattGCTTAGTATGTCACATTATGTGTATAtgtaagtatatttaaaaatgtacgTGTCAGTTTTGCAAAAATTCCAAAAAGGTTATTAGAGTGAGTGCAAAGGAAGCAGCTTAAGATTTTAAAGCTAGGGGTGAAAGAGTGGTGCTAAATGTTATTTTGTCTAGCTTgtgtgttttgcaaaaatacTTAAAGTCTTAGACCAGGTGCTTAAAAACAGTCATTGAAAATGGCTGGTTTTTTAACTGAATAAGTATTGCCATGCATTGTTTTAAACCTGAATATTTCAGCATTGGCAGTTGAACATAAAAATGagtagaaacaaaattaaagtagCTTTACTTTCTTCCTGGTAAGAAATGCAATACATAATAAAATACCATAATGCCAAAAAATGCTTGAAGAATCTTATTTTCAAGAGTCAGTGCTTTTCAACCtataattcttactgtaaagCTGTTGTGCgtacattttttctttgtacaaaACTTACTAATGTAAAGtgtaaattgtattttctaaattagGCTTGTATTGCAAGGAATTGCTATCCTTCCCCTCTGAATTATTATAATTTCCCTAAGTCGTGTTGTACATCAGTGAATGAAGTGATCTGTCATGGAATTCCTGACAGGAGGCCATTGCAGGAGGGAGATATTGTTAACGGTAAGTGCTATGAAAATTAACCTTCAACATTTCTACTTTCTATCCAGTTAAACCATTCAGTAAGGTGAGGTTTCACTAGCAGGCAACATGATTGGAATAGcttcttaagaaagaaaaaaagcttctttgttCTCATTTACCAATTAACCTGTGCtctttacatatttaaattaatgagtttatttaataaaataatttcaagagTTTGGTCCACTTTAAGAGCTTTATGATTCTTCTACCCTGGTCTGTGCATTAGTACAGTGAGTGAGTATTCCACTTGTGGGCAAGGTTCCAGTTGTTCCCAACTGTATAAATAGTGAACAAAATGTATATTGAATTATTCAACTGGATTAGTTCTGTGTGAATTCTTAATTAGATGGCTCTAGATCCTTAAGATTTTGCTATGGACATTACGATTATGATGACTGTAAAGGTTCCTAATGGTGAGGCATTGTATAGGtgcatattaaaaaacataCTCTTTTTTTGAGCATCTCACAGCGTAACAGTACCAGCTGCTTTTTGTTCATGGTACTCAAGGTACTTACGCCTTCTTGGGTGGTGAGGGATACTTTTATAAATTACTtgactgttttttgttttctcattaatttcttcttggTTTGGCAGTAAAAATTAATGACATTTGTTTTGTACAAACATTTACACCTTTGTTTATTGTAttggtttgcttttctctgatcCGTAAATAAATACCGAGCGTATCCTAAGGTTTGGCCTACCTCTAGAAGCCAGTTGGAATCCTTTTAGATTGTCAGATATTTGATATATATTAACATGGAACAATAGCTACTAAGTGTACAGCTCAGTGCTGTGGGTACCAGCCTTTTTGGAACAAGCCTCACGAATGCTGCCCCTTTCTAGGTCAGGTTTGGTCTGGCTGATAGCTCATTTGGCCAAAgcttctttatctttttttaatttcaaagattATGCCTTTGCACAGCTTTCTGTTGTTGCCAGCTTTTCTGGCACTGCTGGAGTCCAAACTAAGAAGCCCAGTTAAACTTACTAGGTTGGCTTAATCTACACGGTGTCTTACCTCTCCACTGTTTGCATGCCAAGGCTGTACCTCAGCGctagaaaacactttttataaGAGGGTTTAGTCATACCTTTGTTCATATCCCTGCCCTGACTGCACTTGCCCAAGCTTTGAgccttctgctttgttttgatgaggaagaaaaactagTTTACTCTTTTGTAACTGAGTAGATCTTGTTGCAAAATGGTCCACATTTTGTGGATGGAACGTACATTCCCCATGGGCTCAAAAGGCTTCCAAGTCTTGTAGGCTTCCTTTTGGTAAGGTAGTGGCTCAAAAGGCTCtttaaaagaaggaacaaaacagGGTACAAAGGAGGAGATAGAAAAAGTACTTTGGAGGGAATGTGCACAGTGAACAATAGAGGGAGGTGCCCATCTTTCTCTTGACTTAACATTTTTTAGCCTGCTGGAAGCAAAAGGTGGCCATGTCAGAGtccaaaacagatttttagaaTCACAGGAAAACATCATCCAGAAGGTACTGGCAGGTGGTGTCTAGTCCACCCCGCTGCTCCGAGCAGGGCATCATAACATTTTGTTATCATACTGTTCCCTGGGAGCAGATTCTTAAACAAAGCTGATCTCTCTGCAAAGTGAGATGTTCTGGCCAAATCTGGCAACGTCAAGAGAAAATCTTGTAATCACGTGGCCTATAGAGATAGCCTCTTTGCAGCAAGTAGTCTGGACACTGTGCTAAGGAGCTCTGATACACAGTTCACCAGAAACTTACCTGGGTAAGTTACCAGGGTGCTGGTTTCTATACGGTCCTGTTATGTTACTAGATATGTACACTGGTCAAAATGTTCCAGTAGTCCCACGGAATCATGCAGTGAGTATAGTATAACCCTGCATATGCACGCATCCACAACAGGCAGTATTGATTTTGTGCGGCGTTAATTTCATTCTTAAATGTTTCCTAGCAGTACAGATCTACTGTTGACACCAACcgttttttccccacatttccTATCAAGGTTGTACTGGTCTCTCTAAGCAGCTCATATACCATATTCCTAAATTATTATTGCTCAGTACAGTTTCCTTCATGGCTATTTACCTGTGAGGGGGTCTGCGTGTGGATTTGTTCATGAATAGCAGTTCAATAACTATTGTAGTGGTTTTGGTACTTTAGCAGCTATAGACCTACCAGAATATTGACAAAGTCTGTTCAACACAAAAGTACCCATTCTACCACAGGAAGCCAACTTGATAGGCAAATCTAGAATATTTTGCATGTGTTCACTATATATAATGACTATATGATggcaggttttaattttttagttgTCTGCTATGAGAGACAGGATATTAGAACAGATGACAGCTATGTCTAAACTGGTAGGCCTGTTCCCATGTTTTGTAAAAGGAGTATTTGCAGCAAGCATCTTGCATGGATGTTCTTAATCCAAAAAAGCATATCTTTTTTTGGGAATGAGTTAAactaaaaaagatttttttttttcctcattaaaactACTTATGCTGCTATTTTTCAAGAATGAGTTATATCACTTTTACTTGACAACCAACTTTATTACACAAAGCAAACAAGTTAGAGTTTTGCTGCAACATAATTCTAAACTCTTATATGTTCTTCTAAACCTCAGTTGTTGAAGAATGCCTTTCTCATTCTTGCTGTTTGCCTGATACTGAATgtttaaattctttcatttgaaagaaaaaataaaaagctttaagtCATTTGGTGTATTTTTCTTAGTCAGGAATACTGTTGGAAAGTTGCTGTGTATTTAATGTTCaagaaattttacctttttggCTGAAAGCAATGGGTTTTGGCATTACAATTTTTGCAAAGGTGTGACTTATTATTCTAAACATGCATAAAACTTACTGAAGTTAAAATCTGGGTTAAAACGTGATTATAtacctttttaaatttaatttccccCTATTAGTGCTGGAATTaattctaagaaaatattttaaccagGTTAATCACCATGGAGCAAAgagcttctctttcctgtttttatatTTACCTAGAAAACCAATCATAAGCTTGCTGTGTCTGTTTTGCactggtgtgggtttttttctcttcctttttttttttttttttttttaaatcaaactgtTGACCAGTGATGCACTATCTTATTAATTAATTCTATAGAATCTACAGGGTAAGCATGAGCGAATTGATTTTGCTGGAAGAGTTTACATCTGGAATTCTTCCAAAGTAATCTTACAACTTCACAATTATAATACTACATTTTCACATGTGTTTGTTGCCCTTTCACCAATCAAGAGACAAGAAGTGAGAAATACAGTGCTAGTATTACAATATGTCTGGTATTCTTTGCAGTGGATATTACTGTGTATCGTAATGGCTACCATGGAGATCTGAATGAGACATTTTATGTTGGAGAAGTTGATGAGGGTGCAAGGAGGCTTGTCCAAACAACTTATGAGTGCCTAATGCAAGCCATCGATGCAGGTAAACCCTTTGGCTAGGGCCTGAAGCATTATGGTTCTCAAACATGAGTCCTCATATTTGCTATTAGTGAgttctttttgcttctgttgtaTACGTCTGTAGTGACTTCTGTTGTAGAACACAGAAGTGTTAGTGTGTGTCACCAGCAGATGATGTATGTTGTGTAATACAGTGATTCTTCAAATGGCACAGTTCCGTGGGTGGTGGTTGcaacttttatttgaaatgtggGTTGACAAGGAAAATGTAACTGATGCTGAGCTGATCCACATATGATGATATTTACAGGGAAACAGCCTTTTTGGACTATTAGTTAGATGAATAAGACATCCTTGATCTGAGTAGTTTAGAGAAAGTGAAGAACAAAGTGTGTTTTGGAAAACCAAAGTATGGCTTCCTACTTTTATAATTTGTATGGTGTTGCACGATGAACCGATACGGTAAAACACTGTTTGAACACTTAAACATATCTCTTTACCCCTGCCAAACCTGATGGTTATTTCATAGAGCTAATTATGAGCTCTTGATTTTCAACTGTGGCAGTGTGTCAGAGAAGACAGATCCATATCCTTCAGTACCCACAGAACTTTAATTATGTTGCTTAGATATAACTCAGGACAGCTTCATTGAGACATACAGTGAGATAGAAAGGTAGCTAGAGAATGTCATGTTCAACTTCATTCGCAAAGGAATATACTAAGTTCTCTTAgacaaacagagaaaacaaaccaaaaatctcACAAGTCCctggaaatatttgtattgtCTGTATCTTTTATACCTGCACCTTCTTAAAATCCCCAATAAAATTTACTCCCTTCATGGCCTCTAAAGACTGAAGTTCAAGGGGCTATATACGAAGGCTTTAAActtgcatttaataaaaagtaaatgaagaaaaaaaaaaaatttacttcgGTTAATAATTTGGAGATAGCTAGCCAagctgaaaagacaaaaatccatATGAACGATGTCTTGCATATCCGTTGTGTGAtcaagaaaatactgcagagtTGAGCTGTGAAGAATATAGATTACCTGTTTATGTGGGCTTACTATTCTGAAAtgactattttgtttttcagagctaAATCAGAATAATGTTTATCTTTGCTcctgtactttatttttatagcaaatgTTATATGTGCTGTCTCTTATCTTTCATATCCCGGCTTTGATGTATAAACTATGACAGAAATTCACCTTTGTGTTCATTATAATGAGATTTAAATTCTCAGTGTAACGTTTCTTTACCAACTTTTTAGATGCTTTAACAGGTTTTAATGGGTTTTAGACATTTCCTGCTAGTAGGAATTCTGGCAGCAAGTCTCAGCTGTTAAAAAGGATTGCCTCTCCCCTGTTTAAAATCATCTTAATTTCTTGGCGTTGGACCAGCAGAGCTCTAACTAGAAGAGTTGTAtaagagagagaagcagagggcTTCTTGCTGCATTGAGATGAGTTGCTTCGTATTGTCAGGCCTGAAGGAGATGGTACTACTTCACAACTACTTAGCACAAAACCAACAGATtaacttttcctctcttccccaccatatattttttttgtattttgggaaaaGCATGCACATTCCAGTAATCTAAATTTCtagttgttttctgtaaatcCAGCTTACTGATTTAAGTTGTAGTTGTTTACATTAGCAGAGAAGTGAACTAAATGGCTTGCTTAAGTAAAGTTTTAGCTATGTATGTGAACTCTGCTTAAGATGGTTCCACATGACCACACAACGTCTGGCTCCTGAAGGAGCAGCATATATTCAGTTGAATTCAGTAATTCAGTTGAATTCAGGAGTTGTGAATGATCTTGAAATAgtatttacattcttttttctttttagtggcTCAAGGTTGCTTTTGGTATGCATCTTCATTAGCTGATGGATGAGGCATTGTTGCTTTTATGGTAGTATTACTCCCTTGTCCAAGTGTTCAAAGTGAATTTTTCACAccattttcatctgtttcaaaCTCTTTAACTTTTAAGGCTTCCTAAAAGGATTGTCTAAAAAGTTAGTCCTGCATATGAACATTCTTATTTGCTGTAGCGTTGCCAGTAAAAATCTTGTCTAAAAGTAGAGATATGcgttttgtctcttttttttttccccttcttggTCCTTTACGTATaatcatttttcctctttatttgtGTGCAGTTTTCATATAGTAGTAGAGAGATAattgtatattaaaatatagttCATACATTCATTGAAAGAAGCACTGCAACTCTGGGTATGAGAAGTTACCAAGTACTTTGAAAGTCTTTTGTTGTCTTTAATGTCAAACTTCAGCATCCTTTTAATATATAAGCACTTATATccatgaaaggaagaaagtagtGTTCTTGTGAAGAagtagttttcttccttctctctcgTTTTCTCTTTTATATGAGACACTTTCCCCGCTCTCTCATGTAATATACTTGCACTCACTTATACACTTGGTGGATTAAGTGATAATAGGAAGTTGCATACTAGAACAGATGGCCATACAAGCCATGCGTGCTACAGAGATATTAGCCTGAATAGTGTTTGATGGTTAGTTATGTTGAAAGAAAGCTCTCTAAATTTCCATCTGTATCTCtttaattttgcagtaaaaCCTGGTGTTCGGTACAGAGAACTGGGAAACATTATTCAGAAACACGCTCAAGCAAATGGGTTTTCAGTGGTTCGGAGCTACTGTGGGCATGGAATCCATAAACTTTTCCATACCGCCCCTAATGTGCCACATTATGCCAGTGAGTATTCATTCCCTTTGGGTTGTCCTGTAGACAAGAAGTGGTTTGCACCGAATGTACCCAATTTACTTCTTGCTTATATTCTAATAAAGTAGCATGTTGCCTGACAGCTATCAAGTTAGCATTTTTGCacttgtgaaataatttttttctaaactgtgGACCATAGCATGCTTTATGAACCTAAATAAGGTGAATATATTATATACTGAGACAGTCTGTGCCTACACTAATGGTTAGTGTTATCTCTCATCTGTGCTGGGTAAGTGCTCAATGTTTTTGCCTGAATTCCTAACTAATCCATTAGACATCCTTGTCTGACATGAATGGGCAAATGTTTCTATCTTTAGGTCTAAGCAAAACTTACTGCCATTTCCAGATGTAGCTAAAAGGCTTTTTGAATGGTATAGATGGGTGTTGTGCCTGAATCTGGATCCTGTTatgtttcacttttcttcatttgagtGTTGTGATCTGGTGTTCCTGGAAACTTCTTTGTGGTGTGTGGCAGAGGAGGAACGACCCTTCCCCCAGCAAGTTCTCAGCTTTAGTTTTTGGAAATGGCAATGTCCCCGTGACAATTTTGGCAGCAGGACTCAGAAACCATCCACAGAGGCAAAGGAGAGAAGCTTAAGTGCCAGTGGACAGCTAAGGATAGAATAAATATCATGAAGCAGTGATAAACAGTCCACACCCACTTCAGCTGCAAAGCTGCCCTGATAGGACATTTATTTCCTCAGACCTGACAGATACCTCCACCTTCCCATCTCCTAACAAGCTTTAACACAGGTTATAGTTATAGATTATAATCTAGCAATCCCTGACTTTTCATGTTGTCATTTCCCtaagttattttttcagagaacagagaaGATTATTAATCACGGGCTAGAAGGGTATCAATTCCTGGTATTTACTTTTTGTCgtgtaaaatgaagaaaatctggATTCTTTGGAGGTGGAGGGCATTTTATACCAATTAAAATGCAATCCGAGAAAAGGGAAATTTCTGTCTTTCGTGGCTgtttgaactttttaaaaaaaaaaattatttttttttttcaattgagACAAAATGTCTGCTCCCAAAAAGGAAGATGCTGGGtgtttttctggtattttaaaatacagattcagagcaaaagcaaagtgGAAAGACCTGAGGGACTTAAAGCCtcttggagggaaaaaaatgaaagctgctgcttattTCTGGCTTACtatgaaaggatttttaaaagcaaaaagctaGTTTTATAAgcctttaaattatttaacaaaatcATGAAAACTACAGggaataaaagacaaaatttgTTCAGATGCAGAAGACCAGAAACTGAAATGTAAGTGTTGAGAGCAAGAAATACCAGCAGATGATGGAGACAGAGGCAAGACCctttaagtaaaagaaaaatgttctggtCGCTGTTGTGTCAGCTTGATGTCTGAGATTGTTAAAGCATCTAGGCGATTTAGACACTTTAATAAATTTACACAACTTAGAGTAGACTGGGGGGCGGGGAATCTGTATGTAAGAATTGATGCAAATTGTCTACAGCAGCAAAGTAGCTTGTAGCTAACGGTTCCTGTGCAATGCTGGAGTTTCTTCCAGCTCTCACATGCTAGGCTGAGTCAGATCTAAGCTGCACTGCTGTTCAAGGTGAAACAGGGCAGAGGAAAAGGGCTGAAGAGTTTCTTCAGTCAAACTGTACTCCTAGAGACGTGCTGTGCATCAGTTTATGTGCCTCCACATAAACATTTTTGGTGTATATAACATCAAAAAGTTCTAGTATTATTGTCCTGGATGCCTTGAAATTCTCTGCCTTTTTATGTTAGctaaagaaatacagcattatCACCCTGACACTACTATAACCCCATTACCCAGAGTAATGAGGGGGGCAGTGTGTCTTTCATAAATGGAATCACGGGATTACTTAACTGCTATCATATTTTGACAATTTATTGGAGCTAATGGTTCAGTGGAAACAAATTAAGAGGTTTCAAGCCTTCTCTGAATATCATAAGTGCTTCTTActtttattgactttttaaaatgatttttttcatcatagAAGTCTGCAGAAATTCCTGTATTACAGTTGTTCAGTGTTTTTATAGAACTGGAGGTGAACTCCTGTTGTTGGAGAGAAAGACAGCAATTAATTTTAAGCTCCTTGAGTAAATATTGTAGTGTtggaagaggggaagaaggaaggaactAAGGGAAATCTTAATGTAGACTTAAAAATGGACAAGTGAATGGGTCATCTCTGAAGGGCTGTTCTGACTTTACAGTATTCCTGCTGTATTCTTCTAGGACAAGGATTCATTCATTTACTAAGATGGGATCACTTTTTCTAACTTGagtgtttattttattgcagaaaataaGGCAGTTGGAGTCATGAAGCCAGGTCATGTATTTACAATTGAACCAATGATCTGTGAAGGTGAGCAATTTAGCAATAGAGTAAAATGGTTACTCTTGTTTACTATTAAGTAGTGATGGAATAGGATGCTGGTTCTATTCTGTATAGttgatagatttttttcatttctctttgggCAACTGATATCTGTTacttaaaaacattcaaaaagtCATCATTTATGTTTTTAGGTGGTTGGCAAGATGAAACGTGGCCTGATGGTTGGACTGCAGTAACAAGAGATGGAAAACGATCTGCCCAGTTTGAACACACACTTCTGGTCACCGATACAGGCTGTGAGATCTTGACCCGGAGGCTGGATAGTATTCGTCCCCATTTCATGACCCAGTGATAGTCTAGACTGAGCAGATGGATCTGAACgatacatatgtattttttttgtctctgtactatgcatttttttaagagtaCAGAATAGAGAGATTTCATCATTTACTTTGTTCTCAGTGATTGTAGGTAAGAGGAATATCTTGAAGAACCTGATCCAACGtctggaagagcagagaagaatTTAAAGAATTGCCTGCTTTCCTCCTACCTACAACACTCatgctatatttttcttttttcttcaattatttCTTTAGCACCTTTTTTCCAATTAGACCCACAATTGCTTCTGTTGCTGCCATGATATTAGCTAGAAAAGTGTGGGTAACCTTTCCCACTGGGACTTGATATTTTGGGATCCAGGTTTTTTTCACCACTTCAGTGTGCCCTGTTGCTCTTCGTATATGAGTGGCACCTGAGATTTTAAGCATTTCTAGTTCCAAAGACTTGCTCCTGCTTCTGCAGATACTGTTCTAATGGGCTGGGCCTTGTTTGTTTATCAGTTGAGAAGGGGCCAGAAGGGAGAAAGACATGCATGTTACCGAGAATAGGCTACCCTTACCTTTAATTCTGTCCCCATCTCTCTGCTGATGGCCTCTGTGGTGGTTGTGACTGTAGGTGACACACTGTGTTAATGGCAGGACTTGTTTCTCTTGCTGGAGATTTAGTAGTATGGGCTTCCTACAgggaaaattaataaattctGTCTTATATGCAGCTCCCTGCAATAAGCTGCTTCTCAGCGAAGCAGTATTTGCAGGCAGCCTCCTGCTCCAAAAGCTTGGTGAAGCTGATGTATCAGACTTGCCTaagtaaaggaaagaaacaacaaccaaaaagaTCCCATGATTCATGGGATCCCTGCGTGTGTTAACTGTGGGGCATTATTTAAAGGTACATCCACAGTAGCTGTGGGGGATTGGATTTGCAAGACTTACAGTGAAATGAGTATATAGCTCAAAACAAGTCTGAGtgtgagaaaatgaaacacCTTCAATGctgtattcattttcttttggtaatttttaaacaggtcatttttttccccctcagttAAGtgattttcatgcttttggAAAGTCTTAGGGGGGCAGCTATGAAAActgatcttttttcctcagactGGGTATAGAGTGGGCAATGTTAGTATATATactcctttattttctgtaatgggTCATGATGAGCTGGAAACTGTCACGTTAAGGAGTGTGGATTGATTAAGCCTCTCTTCTctctaccttttcttttcccatgccCACTTCCTTTCCATCGTCTTTGGTGTCTCTGCTgagggaatttattttttcttctgaattgtaatgaaaaatttttCAGACCCCATTGCAGACTTAGTCTTACACCACTGTAATGCAAGAAATAGTTAAACCAATGCAGACATTAAATCATACAATCATGGGCGTAAAATACACCTTTTACAAGGTGT
Proteins encoded in this window:
- the METAP1 gene encoding LOW QUALITY PROTEIN: methionine aminopeptidase 1 (The sequence of the model RefSeq protein was modified relative to this genomic sequence to represent the inferred CDS: inserted 1 base in 1 codon), translating into MAAVEARVCETAGCSSEAKLQCPTCLKLGIQGSYFCSQECFKGSWATHKLLHKKAKDEKAKREVSSWTLEGDVNTNPWSXYRYTGKLRPHYPLTPTRPVPSYIQRPDYADHPLGMSESEQALKGTSQIKILSSEDIEGMRVVCRLAREVLDVAAMMVKAGVTTEEIDHAVHLACIARNCYPSPLNYYNFPKSCCTSVNEVICHGIPDRRPLQEGDIVNVDITVYRNGYHGDLNETFYVGEVDEGARRLVQTTYECLMQAIDAVKPGVRYRELGNIIQKHAQANGFSVVRSYCGHGIHKLFHTAPNVPHYAKNKAVGVMKPGHVFTIEPMICEGGWQDETWPDGWTAVTRDGKRSAQFEHTLLVTDTGCEILTRRLDSIRPHFMTQ